The Streptomyces achromogenes genome window below encodes:
- a CDS encoding SDR family NAD(P)-dependent oxidoreductase, with protein sequence MRGLKGKVVLVAGAATGLGAASARRLAGEGARIVVGDLNADGAEETAGVIRAGGGEAVAVEFDISDDRSVEHLVEAALRTYGGLDAVHVNAGDMGAVQKDTDVVDMDLAIWDRTVAVNLRGHMLVSRHAVPALLARGGGAIVYTSSIASFTGDAKRPAYAATKAGINALTRHVASRWGRDGIRANAVAPGLVLTADIERGAPPEMLRSMLARTRSTRHGRAEDIAGMVAYLLSDEGEWINGQVVNVDGGTVLR encoded by the coding sequence GTGCGAGGTCTGAAGGGCAAGGTCGTCCTGGTGGCGGGTGCGGCCACCGGGCTGGGTGCCGCCTCGGCGCGCAGGCTGGCGGGGGAGGGGGCCAGGATCGTCGTCGGCGATCTGAATGCGGACGGGGCCGAGGAGACGGCCGGCGTCATCCGTGCAGGGGGCGGCGAGGCGGTCGCGGTGGAGTTCGACATATCCGACGACAGGTCGGTCGAGCACCTGGTCGAGGCCGCGCTGCGAACCTATGGCGGTCTGGACGCCGTGCATGTCAACGCCGGGGACATGGGCGCGGTCCAGAAGGACACCGATGTCGTCGACATGGACCTCGCGATCTGGGACCGCACCGTCGCCGTCAACCTGCGCGGTCACATGCTGGTCTCCCGTCACGCCGTGCCCGCGCTCCTCGCCCGCGGCGGAGGCGCAATCGTCTACACCTCCTCCATCGCCTCGTTCACGGGTGATGCCAAGCGGCCGGCGTACGCCGCGACCAAGGCGGGCATCAACGCGCTCACCCGCCACGTGGCCTCGCGCTGGGGACGGGACGGCATTCGGGCCAACGCGGTCGCACCGGGACTCGTCCTGACCGCCGACATCGAACGGGGCGCACCCCCGGAGATGTTGCGGAGCATGCTCGCCCGGACCCGCAGCACACGTCATGGCCGGGCCGAGGACATCGCAGGCATGGTGGCCTACCTGCTCTCCGACGAAGGCGAGTGGATCAACGGGCAGGTCGTGAACGTCGACGGCGGGACGGTCCTTCGCTGA
- a CDS encoding SDR family oxidoreductase, whose amino-acid sequence MRIEGSAALVVGGTGGLGEATVRRLRAAGARVVIADLADDKGKALAEELGAGYVRTDATDEDSVATAVAAAEQAGEFRIAVDCHGGPASGGRLVGKDGSPLDLAGFRATVDIYLTGVFNVMRMAAAALARTTPHDADGGRGVIVTTSSIAAHEGQIGQLPYAAAKGGVSAMTLVAARDLSPLGIRVVSVAPGTVLTPAYGKAADRLEAHWGPQVPHPRRMGRPEEYAALVQHLCENDYLNGEVIRLDGALRFPPK is encoded by the coding sequence GTGCGGATCGAAGGTTCGGCGGCCCTGGTGGTCGGAGGCACGGGCGGCCTCGGTGAAGCCACGGTGCGGCGACTGCGCGCGGCGGGCGCCCGGGTGGTGATCGCCGACCTCGCCGACGACAAGGGCAAGGCCCTGGCCGAGGAACTCGGCGCGGGATATGTCCGCACCGATGCCACGGACGAGGACTCGGTGGCGACCGCGGTGGCGGCGGCCGAGCAGGCGGGCGAGTTCAGGATCGCCGTCGACTGTCACGGCGGCCCGGCGAGCGGCGGCCGGCTCGTCGGCAAGGACGGCTCACCTCTGGATCTCGCCGGCTTCCGCGCCACCGTCGACATTTATCTGACCGGCGTCTTCAACGTCATGCGCATGGCCGCGGCGGCACTCGCACGCACCACCCCCCACGACGCGGACGGCGGGCGCGGCGTGATCGTCACGACGTCGTCCATCGCCGCGCACGAGGGCCAGATCGGCCAACTGCCGTACGCCGCCGCGAAAGGCGGGGTGAGTGCCATGACGCTGGTCGCCGCCCGGGACCTGTCGCCCCTTGGCATCCGTGTGGTCTCCGTCGCCCCGGGCACCGTCCTCACTCCCGCGTACGGAAAGGCAGCCGACCGCCTGGAGGCGCACTGGGGCCCCCAGGTGCCGCATCCGCGGCGCATGGGACGCCCGGAGGAGTACGCCGCACTGGTCCAGCACCTGTGCGAGAACGACTACCTCAACGGTGAGGTGATCCGCCTGGACGGCGCGTTGAGGTTCCCACCGAAATAG
- a CDS encoding TetR/AcrR family transcriptional regulator, with protein MKSETDSSRPVRPAAPGRVGEPEEATGDEAALALLDAGLALMVAAPGRRPRVADIVAAAGLSNDAFYRFFASKDALVEAIVERGARTVVGYVRHRMARAADGGPEARLRAGIEAVLRQASDEDLARQTRAVLSNATGHTPRAAHVTVALVDALAALFAQPAAELGAGDPMRAARTTAGGVVAALQYWSFTEEAPGRVEAEHLVGFLLAGVRAPDCRRR; from the coding sequence GTGAAATCCGAGACCGACTCATCCCGGCCGGTCCGACCGGCTGCGCCCGGCCGAGTTGGGGAGCCGGAAGAAGCCACGGGTGACGAGGCTGCTCTGGCGCTGCTGGACGCCGGGCTGGCGCTCATGGTGGCGGCCCCCGGGCGGCGCCCGCGCGTGGCCGACATCGTGGCCGCGGCCGGTCTGTCCAACGACGCCTTCTACCGCTTCTTCGCAAGCAAGGACGCCCTGGTCGAGGCCATCGTCGAGCGGGGCGCACGCACGGTCGTCGGCTATGTGCGCCACCGGATGGCGCGGGCGGCCGACGGTGGACCGGAGGCCAGGTTGCGCGCCGGGATCGAGGCGGTGCTGCGACAGGCCTCCGACGAGGATCTGGCCCGGCAGACCCGGGCCGTCCTGTCCAACGCGACCGGCCACACGCCCCGTGCCGCGCACGTCACCGTCGCCCTCGTGGACGCCCTCGCCGCGCTGTTCGCGCAGCCCGCGGCCGAGTTGGGTGCGGGTGATCCGATGCGTGCCGCCCGCACAACGGCGGGTGGGGTCGTAGCGGCCTTGCAGTACTGGTCGTTCACTGAAGAGGCACCCGGGCGCGTCGAGGCCGAACACCTGGTCGGCTTCCTCCTTGCAGGCGTGCGAGCCCCCGACTGCCGTCGGCGGTAA
- a CDS encoding CaiB/BaiF CoA transferase family protein, which translates to MNGPLAGLRVLEVGHILAGPYATMLLADLGARVTKVEPPCGDLSRQVSDAYFASLNRNKRSVRVDLSAPAGQDRLHELVRDADALLVNLKPSAIERFGLTYEALKPYNERLVCVALTGWGMDAGDMPAFDYVVQAATGIAAMTGDPDGPPALPGYSSVDNSAGMAAALGLLAQIVSGRGGQIEVSLRDVMLSQLNYHAAAWLNDGKAPRRLGGAHAHYVPAQLFPTAEGHLALFITHDGFWRSFAAEAGIEGYLTMAERAARREEVVAAVTKALAADFAVSWERRLRPLGVPAAAVRTLPQALVEFPDAVVRAGEHRLVASPFRIAGHQPSYGPPPRLGEHDDTA; encoded by the coding sequence GTGAACGGCCCGCTGGCCGGCCTGCGCGTGCTGGAGGTCGGCCACATCCTGGCCGGCCCGTACGCCACCATGCTGCTCGCCGACCTGGGCGCCCGGGTCACCAAGGTCGAACCGCCCTGCGGCGACCTGTCCCGGCAGGTCTCCGACGCCTACTTCGCCAGCCTCAACCGGAACAAGCGCTCGGTCCGCGTGGACCTGAGCGCCCCCGCCGGCCAGGACCGCCTGCACGAGCTGGTGCGCGACGCCGACGCCCTGCTGGTCAACCTCAAGCCGTCCGCCATCGAGCGCTTCGGCCTGACCTACGAGGCCCTGAAGCCCTACAACGAGCGGCTGGTGTGCGTGGCCCTCACCGGCTGGGGCATGGACGCGGGCGACATGCCCGCCTTCGACTACGTCGTCCAGGCGGCCACCGGCATCGCGGCCATGACGGGCGACCCGGACGGCCCGCCCGCGCTGCCCGGCTACTCCTCGGTCGACAACTCGGCCGGAATGGCGGCCGCGCTGGGCCTGCTGGCCCAGATCGTCTCCGGACGCGGCGGCCAGATCGAGGTGTCGCTGCGCGACGTGATGCTCTCGCAGCTGAACTACCACGCCGCGGCCTGGCTCAACGACGGCAAGGCTCCGCGCCGCCTGGGAGGTGCCCACGCCCACTACGTCCCCGCCCAGCTCTTCCCCACCGCCGAGGGACACCTGGCTCTCTTCATCACCCACGACGGCTTCTGGCGCTCCTTCGCCGCGGAGGCCGGCATCGAGGGCTACTTGACGATGGCCGAGCGCGCGGCCCGCCGCGAAGAAGTGGTGGCCGCGGTGACGAAGGCGCTGGCCGCCGACTTCGCGGTGAGCTGGGAACGCCGGCTGCGCCCGCTCGGCGTTCCCGCCGCCGCCGTACGCACGCTGCCCCAGGCACTCGTCGAATTTCCCGACGCGGTCGTGCGGGCCGGCGAACACCGCCTGGTCGCAAGCCCGTTCCGGATCGCCGGGCACCAGCCGTCGTACGGCCCGCCGCCTCGCCTCGGGGAGCATGACGACACGGCTTAG
- a CDS encoding TIGR03564 family F420-dependent LLM class oxidoreductase — MRVGVMSGPERGDAAHKAARMVDDARWAEEAGFDTVWVPQVPTDFDALTAVALMGQATERVELGTAVVPVHAQHPIALARQAVSAQAAAGGRLTLGVGASHHWIVRDMLGLPYEKPAAYTRAYLEVLDSALSGGGSVDVENDFFRVHNPLTIAPVAPLPVLMAALGPVMLRIAGEYTDGTVLWMADERSVAEHVAPTITKAAETAGRPAPRIVAGIPVCLCAPHEVDAARERANRILGEAEVSPNYQRLLEYGDARDVGDLCAAGDEAAIRARFRRFADAGVTDLSVRLLPLGNGRDELVASKLRTRDAVAAIAADLR; from the coding sequence ATGCGAGTCGGAGTGATGAGCGGCCCCGAACGGGGCGACGCCGCCCACAAAGCCGCCCGCATGGTCGACGACGCCCGGTGGGCTGAGGAGGCCGGGTTCGACACCGTGTGGGTGCCACAGGTGCCGACCGACTTCGACGCCCTGACCGCCGTCGCCCTCATGGGTCAGGCCACCGAGCGCGTCGAACTGGGCACGGCCGTCGTCCCCGTCCACGCCCAGCACCCCATCGCGCTGGCCCGTCAGGCCGTGTCCGCGCAGGCTGCGGCGGGCGGACGGCTCACGCTCGGCGTCGGTGCCTCCCACCACTGGATCGTCCGCGACATGCTGGGCCTGCCGTACGAGAAGCCCGCGGCGTACACCCGTGCCTACCTGGAAGTACTCGACTCGGCGCTGTCCGGGGGTGGTTCGGTGGACGTCGAGAACGACTTCTTCCGCGTCCACAACCCGCTCACCATCGCTCCTGTCGCCCCCCTGCCGGTCCTGATGGCCGCGCTCGGCCCGGTGATGCTGCGCATCGCGGGGGAGTACACCGACGGCACGGTCCTGTGGATGGCGGACGAGCGGTCGGTCGCCGAGCACGTCGCCCCGACGATCACCAAGGCTGCCGAGACCGCGGGCCGTCCGGCACCCCGCATCGTCGCGGGAATCCCGGTGTGTCTGTGCGCACCGCACGAGGTCGACGCCGCGCGCGAGCGCGCCAACCGCATCCTCGGCGAGGCCGAGGTGTCCCCCAACTACCAGCGCCTGCTGGAGTACGGCGACGCCCGCGACGTCGGTGACCTGTGCGCGGCGGGTGACGAGGCGGCCATCAGGGCCCGCTTCAGGCGGTTCGCGGACGCGGGCGTGACGGATCTGTCGGTGCGGCTGCTGCCCCTGGGGAACGGGCGGGACGAACTGGTCGCCTCGAAACTGCGCACCCGTGACGCGGTGGCCGCGATCGCGGCGGACCTGCGGTGA
- a CDS encoding phosphotransferase family protein: MTSQKESTADDTTPDLDRLNAWAGLADLPGDGPVTALDTLTGGAQNLLFTLRRADGTELVLRRPGRHLRSGASDAFRRESRVLTALAGTDVPHPRLYASVQEDAVLGAPFSVLEKIDGFMPRGQLPGRYAQDAEWRRSVAFALVDGAARLAAVDPSAHGLADLGRPEGWLERQTPKYLRMLHGYRTEPAYRETENPQVDLVADWLAAHTPKQGETGIVHGDLQFANVMFAHDAPRLAAIVDWEMASLGDPLLDLAWILTAWREKDDPPGSDPQFQPWDGMPGRAELVAYYAESTGRDVSAFRWYQVLACFRLAALLEGSYARALAGKMNRKLGDGLHAYAGWLWAKARQEMERD, from the coding sequence GTGACCTCGCAGAAGGAAAGCACCGCCGACGACACCACGCCCGACCTCGACCGCCTCAACGCCTGGGCCGGCCTCGCCGACCTTCCCGGTGACGGCCCCGTCACCGCCCTCGACACCCTCACCGGCGGCGCCCAGAACCTCCTGTTCACCCTCCGCCGGGCCGACGGCACCGAGCTCGTCCTGCGCCGCCCCGGCCGCCACCTCCGGTCCGGCGCGTCCGACGCCTTCCGGCGCGAGAGCCGCGTCCTGACGGCTCTCGCCGGCACCGACGTACCCCATCCGCGCCTGTACGCGAGTGTGCAGGAGGACGCGGTGCTGGGCGCACCCTTCTCCGTCCTGGAGAAGATCGACGGCTTCATGCCCCGGGGGCAGCTGCCCGGCCGGTACGCGCAGGACGCCGAGTGGCGGCGCTCGGTCGCCTTCGCCCTCGTCGACGGCGCCGCGCGCCTGGCCGCCGTGGATCCGTCCGCGCACGGGTTGGCCGACCTCGGCAGGCCGGAGGGCTGGCTGGAGCGGCAGACCCCCAAGTACCTGAGGATGCTGCACGGCTACCGCACGGAACCCGCCTACCGCGAGACCGAGAACCCGCAGGTGGACCTCGTCGCCGACTGGCTCGCCGCGCACACCCCGAAGCAGGGCGAGACCGGGATCGTCCACGGCGACCTGCAGTTCGCCAACGTCATGTTCGCCCACGACGCCCCGCGCCTCGCCGCCATCGTCGACTGGGAGATGGCCTCCCTCGGCGACCCCCTCCTCGACCTGGCCTGGATCCTCACCGCCTGGCGCGAGAAGGACGACCCGCCCGGCAGCGACCCCCAGTTCCAGCCCTGGGACGGAATGCCCGGCCGTGCCGAACTCGTCGCGTACTACGCCGAGTCGACCGGCCGGGACGTCTCCGCCTTCCGGTGGTACCAGGTCCTGGCCTGCTTCCGCCTGGCCGCCCTTCTGGAGGGCAGCTACGCCCGCGCCCTCGCCGGGAAGATGAACCGCAAGCTGGGCGACGGGCTGCACGCCTACGCGGGATGGCTGTGGGCCAAGGCCCGCCAGGAGATGGAGCGTGACTGA
- a CDS encoding acyl-CoA dehydrogenase family protein: MWDFSTDAAFQEKLDWAAAFVREEIEPLDVLFPGNAEPYDRGSEVFREVVRPLQRRVRDQGLWAAHLQPSLGGMGMGQVNLGLLNEILGRSGWAPMVFGTQAPDSGNAEILAHYATEEQRKEYLEPLLDGRIVSTFAMTEPTGGADPGGFTCRAVHDGDQWVIDGEKWFASNYPHAAFVIAMVVTDPDVPVHKGASMILVPAGTPGMEMVRGTGLAGEPLGQGVHAYLRFTGCRVPAENLLGEPGSGFLIAQTRLGGGRLHHAMRSVGQCRRALEMMTERIASRRTRGGPLADQQSVRHQLADTWIQIEQFRLQVLHAAWHMDRANDTGDPADARSARLHVSGVKVATPKVLVDVAYRALHLHGALGVSNELPLARMWQAGPTLGVADGPTEAHQDVVARLLLKEAVPADDPLFGSEHLPTRLAAARAKYADRLNETTVTR, from the coding sequence ATGTGGGACTTCAGTACCGATGCCGCGTTCCAGGAGAAGCTGGACTGGGCCGCGGCGTTCGTCCGTGAGGAGATCGAGCCGCTCGACGTGCTGTTCCCGGGCAACGCCGAGCCGTACGACCGGGGCAGCGAGGTCTTCCGCGAAGTCGTCCGGCCGCTCCAGCGGCGGGTGCGAGACCAGGGGCTGTGGGCCGCCCACCTGCAGCCGTCGCTGGGCGGCATGGGTATGGGTCAGGTCAACCTCGGCCTGCTGAACGAGATCCTGGGCCGTTCGGGCTGGGCCCCGATGGTGTTCGGCACCCAGGCCCCCGACTCGGGCAACGCGGAGATCCTCGCCCACTACGCCACCGAGGAGCAGCGAAAGGAGTACCTGGAGCCGCTGCTCGACGGACGGATCGTCTCGACCTTCGCGATGACCGAGCCCACCGGCGGCGCCGACCCGGGCGGTTTCACCTGCCGCGCGGTCCATGACGGCGACCAGTGGGTGATCGACGGCGAAAAGTGGTTCGCCTCCAACTACCCCCACGCCGCCTTCGTCATCGCCATGGTGGTCACCGACCCGGACGTGCCCGTGCACAAAGGCGCGTCCATGATCCTGGTCCCGGCCGGCACTCCGGGCATGGAGATGGTGCGCGGCACGGGCCTGGCCGGCGAGCCGCTCGGCCAGGGCGTCCACGCCTACCTGCGGTTCACCGGCTGCCGCGTACCGGCCGAGAACCTGCTCGGCGAGCCCGGCTCTGGCTTCCTGATCGCGCAGACCCGGCTCGGCGGTGGCCGGTTGCACCACGCCATGCGGTCGGTCGGCCAGTGCCGGCGCGCCCTGGAGATGATGACCGAGCGGATCGCCTCCCGCCGCACCCGGGGCGGCCCGCTCGCCGACCAGCAGTCCGTGCGCCACCAACTGGCCGACACCTGGATCCAGATCGAGCAGTTCCGCCTTCAGGTCCTTCACGCCGCCTGGCACATGGACCGGGCGAACGACACGGGGGACCCGGCGGACGCCCGCAGCGCCCGGCTCCACGTCTCCGGGGTGAAGGTCGCCACGCCCAAGGTGCTCGTCGACGTCGCCTACCGAGCCCTGCACCTGCACGGCGCGCTCGGCGTCTCCAACGAGCTGCCGCTGGCCAGGATGTGGCAGGCCGGTCCCACCCTCGGTGTCGCCGACGGCCCCACCGAGGCACACCAGGACGTCGTCGCCCGGCTGTTGCTGAAGGAAGCGGTCCCGGCGGACGACCCGCTGTTCGGCTCGGAACATCTGCCCACCCGGCTGGCCGCGGCCCGCGCGAAGTACGCGGACCGCCTGAACGAGACGACGGTGACCCGGTGA
- a CDS encoding class I adenylate-forming enzyme family protein codes for MNIAVILEMAASAGSRPAVTEGGRSLSAAELHRLAQHAADRFRGRTAVLYLGPNHLAYPVALFGAALAGIPFVPLNYRLAEEQLDSLVRRHPGAEVLHPADLDALLTPPQGEAERRPVPEDRDATAVVLYTSGTTAAPKAALLRHRHLLAYVFNTQDFGSAEVTDASLVALPPYHVAGLMNLLTNLYAGRRVVYQSAFAPADWLATVRREGVTHAMVVPTMLARITAELGDAQAGVPTLRSLAYGGARCPRPVVERALWQFPQTGFVNAYGLTETASSVCVLGPDDHWRAVASDDPAVRARLGSVGRPLPGVEAEIRGEDGKPLGPGETGLVFVRGEQISGEYAETSGSDTDGWFATRDRGRLDEDGYLFIEGRADDTIIRGGENIAPAEIEDVLLQYPGVREAAVLGLPDAEWGQRLVAVLVGVGDPDEIRSFAKERLRSSKTPDTVVFRPELPRTPTGKLLRRTLITELEEATDA; via the coding sequence ATGAATATAGCCGTGATCCTGGAAATGGCCGCCTCCGCGGGGAGTCGGCCGGCCGTCACGGAGGGCGGCCGCTCGCTCTCCGCGGCCGAGCTCCATCGTCTCGCACAGCACGCGGCCGACCGCTTCCGTGGCCGCACCGCGGTTCTTTACCTGGGGCCGAACCACCTCGCCTACCCCGTCGCCCTGTTCGGCGCGGCGCTGGCAGGTATCCCCTTCGTCCCTCTCAACTACCGCCTCGCCGAAGAGCAGTTGGATTCCCTGGTCCGCCGGCATCCTGGAGCCGAGGTGCTGCACCCGGCCGATCTCGACGCGCTGCTGACCCCGCCGCAGGGGGAGGCCGAGCGACGACCCGTCCCCGAGGACCGCGACGCCACCGCAGTCGTCCTCTACACCAGCGGTACCACCGCCGCCCCCAAAGCGGCCCTGCTGCGCCACCGCCACCTGCTCGCCTACGTGTTCAACACCCAGGACTTCGGCTCGGCGGAGGTGACCGACGCGAGCCTGGTGGCCCTCCCGCCCTACCACGTGGCCGGCCTGATGAACCTGCTGACGAACCTCTACGCCGGCCGTCGTGTCGTCTACCAGTCGGCCTTCGCTCCCGCCGACTGGCTGGCCACGGTGCGCCGTGAGGGCGTCACCCACGCCATGGTCGTCCCCACCATGCTCGCCAGGATCACGGCGGAGCTGGGGGACGCGCAGGCCGGTGTGCCGACCCTGCGCAGTCTCGCCTACGGCGGAGCGCGCTGCCCCCGCCCGGTGGTGGAGCGGGCCCTGTGGCAGTTCCCGCAGACCGGCTTCGTCAACGCCTACGGGCTGACGGAGACCGCCTCGTCGGTCTGCGTGCTAGGGCCCGACGACCACTGGCGGGCGGTCGCCTCCGACGACCCGGCGGTGCGGGCCCGCCTCGGCTCCGTGGGCCGTCCGCTGCCCGGCGTCGAGGCCGAGATCCGGGGCGAGGACGGAAAACCCCTCGGACCGGGCGAGACAGGACTCGTCTTCGTGCGCGGGGAGCAGATCTCCGGCGAGTACGCGGAGACGAGCGGCAGCGACACGGACGGCTGGTTCGCCACCCGCGACCGGGGCCGGCTGGACGAGGACGGCTACCTCTTCATCGAGGGCCGCGCCGACGACACCATCATCCGGGGCGGGGAGAACATCGCCCCCGCCGAGATCGAGGATGTACTGCTCCAGTACCCGGGCGTGCGCGAGGCCGCCGTGCTGGGGCTGCCCGACGCGGAGTGGGGCCAGCGCCTGGTCGCGGTGCTGGTCGGGGTCGGCGATCCGGACGAGATCCGGTCCTTCGCGAAAGAGCGACTGCGCTCCTCCAAGACGCCGGACACAGTCGTCTTCCGCCCCGAACTGCCCCGCACGCCCACCGGGAAGCTGCTGCGCCGCACCCTGATCACCGAACTGGAAGAG
- a CDS encoding SDR family NAD(P)-dependent oxidoreductase, which yields MGYADALFDLTGRVVLVTGGSRGLGRAMAFAAAHCGADVVVASRTYDACAAVSAEIQKETGRAALPYAVHVGRWDELPGLVDAVHERFGRIDVLVNNAGMSPVYEELGQVTEKMFDSVLGLNLKGPFRLSVLAGKCMAEAGGGAIVNVSSTGSIRPRPAIVPYAAAKAGLNAVTVGLAQALGPTVRVNTLMCGPFATWATRGWQENPEQLAEGVRPHALQRVGAPDEVVGAALYLMSDASSYTSGATLRVDGGMP from the coding sequence ATGGGGTACGCAGACGCGCTGTTCGACCTGACCGGCCGGGTGGTCCTCGTCACCGGCGGCAGCCGGGGGCTCGGACGCGCCATGGCGTTCGCGGCGGCACACTGCGGAGCCGACGTCGTCGTCGCCAGCCGGACATACGACGCCTGCGCCGCGGTGAGTGCGGAGATCCAGAAGGAGACAGGGCGTGCGGCACTGCCGTACGCCGTACACGTGGGCCGCTGGGACGAACTGCCCGGTCTGGTCGACGCGGTCCACGAGCGGTTCGGCAGGATCGACGTACTGGTCAACAACGCGGGCATGTCCCCCGTGTACGAGGAGCTGGGCCAGGTCACGGAGAAGATGTTCGACTCGGTGCTGGGCCTCAACCTCAAGGGTCCCTTCCGCCTGTCCGTGCTGGCCGGGAAGTGCATGGCCGAGGCCGGCGGCGGTGCGATCGTCAACGTCAGCTCCACCGGTTCGATCCGGCCGCGCCCGGCGATCGTGCCGTACGCGGCCGCCAAGGCCGGGCTGAACGCGGTGACCGTGGGTCTGGCACAGGCGCTCGGGCCGACGGTGCGGGTCAACACGCTGATGTGCGGCCCGTTCGCCACGTGGGCCACCCGGGGCTGGCAGGAGAACCCTGAGCAGCTCGCCGAGGGGGTGCGCCCGCACGCGCTGCAACGTGTCGGCGCCCCCGACGAAGTGGTGGGCGCCGCTCTGTACCTGATGTCGGACGCCTCGTCGTACACCAGTGGGGCGACGCTGCGGGTGGACGGCGGGATGCCGTAG
- a CDS encoding cobalamin B12-binding domain-containing protein, translated as MTTPVRVLVAKPGLDGHDRGAKLVARGLRDAGFEVVFTGIRHRVDDIAATAVQEDVALVGLSILSGAHLALTRRTVQALRAAGGDDIPVVVGGTIPASDVARLREAGAAGVYPTGTPLDAIVADIRALTAPED; from the coding sequence ATGACCACACCTGTGCGCGTTCTCGTCGCCAAGCCCGGGCTCGACGGACATGACCGTGGCGCCAAACTGGTCGCCCGCGGGCTGCGTGACGCCGGCTTCGAGGTGGTGTTCACCGGCATCCGGCACCGCGTGGACGACATCGCCGCCACCGCCGTGCAGGAGGACGTCGCCCTGGTCGGCCTGTCCATCCTTTCCGGCGCCCATCTCGCCCTCACCCGCCGCACGGTCCAGGCGCTGCGCGCCGCAGGCGGCGACGACATCCCCGTCGTGGTCGGCGGCACCATCCCGGCCTCGGACGTGGCGCGGCTGCGGGAGGCCGGAGCCGCCGGGGTGTACCCCACGGGTACCCCGCTCGACGCGATCGTCGCGGACATCCGCGCCCTGACAGCCCCGGAGGACTGA